The Chloroflexota bacterium genome contains a region encoding:
- a CDS encoding glycosyltransferase family 4 protein: MKIIFNANFWNQPNTGSGQYLRALFNALQELDTSNEYELIEPAAVGGQPSFAENLAKVWFEQIAFPRACQRERADLAHVPYFGSALFPGTRTVVTIHDLIPMLLPLYRGSLLVRAYTQLAALSARRADAIIADSTCSQRDIVRLLRVPESRVRVVYLAADARFRPVADTRAVADKYTLPDQFVLYLGGFDQRKNVRVIIEAFAQLDEFYRAGWRLVLSGVKLGEDSMFFPDPRRIAREANLPDDAIQYLGWVNEADKPALYSRAGAFVFPSLYEGFGLPPLEAMACGTPVLASNASSLPEIIGDAGILLEPNDARAWADALRAVLADETRRATMRERGIAHARKFSWRRAAEETLAVYTTVVGAFN, translated from the coding sequence ATGAAAATCATCTTCAACGCCAATTTCTGGAATCAACCGAATACGGGAAGCGGGCAATATCTGCGCGCGTTGTTCAATGCGTTGCAAGAACTCGACACGTCGAATGAGTACGAGTTAATCGAACCCGCGGCGGTCGGCGGTCAGCCGTCGTTCGCCGAGAATCTCGCCAAAGTCTGGTTCGAGCAAATCGCGTTTCCGCGCGCGTGCCAACGCGAACGCGCCGACCTCGCGCACGTGCCGTACTTTGGCTCGGCGCTTTTTCCCGGCACGCGCACCGTCGTCACGATTCACGATTTGATTCCAATGTTGCTTCCGCTCTATCGCGGTTCGCTCCTCGTGCGCGCGTACACGCAACTCGCCGCGTTGAGTGCGCGTCGCGCGGACGCGATCATCGCGGACTCGACGTGTAGCCAGCGCGACATTGTGCGATTGTTGCGCGTGCCCGAATCGCGCGTGCGCGTCGTCTACCTTGCCGCCGACGCGCGATTTCGACCGGTCGCGGATACGCGCGCGGTCGCAGACAAGTACACCTTGCCCGACCAGTTCGTACTATACCTGGGCGGATTCGATCAACGCAAGAATGTGCGCGTGATCATCGAAGCGTTCGCACAGTTGGACGAATTTTATCGCGCCGGCTGGCGATTGGTGTTGAGCGGCGTGAAACTGGGCGAGGATTCAATGTTCTTTCCGGACCCGCGGCGCATCGCGCGCGAAGCAAATTTGCCGGACGATGCGATTCAATACCTGGGTTGGGTGAACGAAGCGGACAAGCCCGCGCTCTATTCGCGTGCGGGCGCGTTCGTGTTCCCATCGCTGTACGAGGGATTCGGTTTGCCGCCGCTTGAGGCAATGGCGTGCGGAACGCCGGTGCTTGCCTCGAACGCGTCGTCGTTGCCGGAGATCATCGGCGACGCGGGGATTTTGCTCGAGCCGAATGACGCGCGCGCGTGGGCGGATGCGTTGCGCGCAGTGCTCGCAGATGAAACGCGCCGCGCGACGATGCGGGAACGCGGCATCGCACACGCGCGGAAATTTTCCTGGCGACGCGCGGCGGAAGAAACGTTGGCGGTGTATACAACAGTCGTAGGGGCGTTCAATTGA
- a CDS encoding GNAT family N-acetyltransferase: MKLEWFTDASVFDRMEAEWNALLAQSASDVVFLTHEWQSVWWRNLGRGELRVITLREDDGTLIGIAPLFSEKGDDGLNHLSLVGCVDVSDYLDVIAARGRETRVFNGLLDTLARADFPAWDALHLCTLPAASPTCALLQAAAQTRGLEVEARRHDVAPIIELPATWDEYLATLAKKDRHELRRKLRRIEEAPTKWYALGANDAVDAPTLDFIELHKTSRPDKHLFMDTRMQGFFVEIARALRARGWLLLQFLEIEGARAAALMSFVYNNDVLVYNSGYDPIKYGAFSPGFVLFARSIQDAIQAQRRRYDFLRGSEEYKYRFGAKDTEVLELHIRK; the protein is encoded by the coding sequence ATGAAGCTTGAATGGTTTACCGACGCGTCGGTGTTTGATCGAATGGAAGCCGAATGGAACGCGTTACTCGCGCAAAGTGCAAGCGATGTGGTGTTTCTGACGCACGAGTGGCAATCGGTGTGGTGGCGCAATCTCGGCAGGGGCGAATTGCGCGTGATCACGCTGCGCGAAGATGATGGGACGCTCATCGGCATCGCGCCGTTGTTTTCCGAAAAAGGTGACGACGGGCTAAATCATTTGTCGCTCGTCGGTTGTGTGGACGTGTCCGATTATCTCGACGTGATCGCGGCGCGGGGGCGAGAAACTCGCGTGTTCAACGGCTTGCTCGACACACTCGCGCGCGCGGATTTTCCGGCGTGGGACGCGTTGCACCTGTGCACGTTGCCGGCGGCGTCGCCCACGTGCGCGTTGTTGCAAGCTGCCGCGCAGACGCGCGGACTCGAGGTCGAAGCGCGCCGCCACGATGTCGCGCCGATCATCGAACTGCCGGCGACCTGGGACGAATATCTTGCGACGCTTGCCAAGAAAGATCGGCACGAACTGCGCCGTAAACTGCGCCGCATCGAAGAAGCGCCGACCAAGTGGTACGCACTCGGTGCGAACGATGCGGTGGACGCGCCGACTCTCGATTTCATCGAGTTACACAAGACGAGCCGACCCGATAAACATTTGTTCATGGACACGCGGATGCAAGGATTTTTTGTCGAGATCGCGCGAGCATTGCGCGCGCGCGGTTGGTTGTTGCTCCAGTTCCTCGAAATCGAAGGCGCACGCGCGGCGGCGTTGATGAGTTTCGTGTACAATAACGATGTGCTCGTCTACAATTCCGGCTACGATCCGATCAAGTACGGCGCGTTCAGTCCAGGGTTCGTTCTCTTTGCGCGTTCGATTCAGGACGCGATTCAAGCCCAGCGACGCCGGTACGATTTTCTGCGCGGCAGCGAAGAGTACAAGTACCGGTTTGGGGCAAAAGATACGGAGGTGCTTGAACTACATATTCGGAAATAA
- a CDS encoding penicillin acylase family protein, which produces MRLLKRTLQIIALGLITAMVVGGSVGYWFITKSHPQIEGTLQVKGVQARVEIVRDTMGIPHIYAANQDDLFFAQGYVQAQDRLWQMDYNRHIGRGTLSEMFGAATIKEDRFLRTMGLARAARLDLAALTADETRVLDAYARGVNAFIETHRDNLPIEYTILGITPAPWVPLDTLVWAKVMAYNLGGNYDAELLRQSLIEKFGEAKARELMLPYPAAGPFIIPPEAKEFTTHNRQFTTDGSEWRMANGEFNSIGNPDLNALADLHATLGMRGPEIGSNDWVIDGTKSTTGKPILASDQHLGIQMPSVWYQVGLHCAPQNDACPYNVAGVTFPGVPGVVVGHNDRIAWGVTNVGPDVQDLFIEEFNPQNPNQSKFNGKWEDIHIAEEPIKVKNVISETLKVQVTRHGPIMTPVLAGVTKPVALQWTALRERSHVLGSVLMINRAKNWEQFRAALKLWDAPSQNFVYADVDGNIGYQMPGNVPIRTKGTGAVPVSGAGEYEWTGYIPFDELPFVFNPPTHFIATANNAVVPPSYKYWITQDWSAPYRQQRIVDLLNAKDKLSVNDIAAIQADVYSIPLAQLQKYVSALKPEGFLQERAMEYVKKWDGRLTTDNIGGTIVEVTYQRLARNLYGPKFGDDQLLRAYLGTGDDSRRATLSLLDNPKSDWWGATGRDELVKKSFAEAVDYLGSQYGDAPVEWRWGRLHTATFNHPLGSVQPLDRIFNAGPIGVPGGVNTVFATSLRSNAPYASRSITSQRQIIDVMNFDNSVHVDTTGQSGQAFHKHFSDQVLLWRDVRYTTFAFTRAAVEKSREGALVLLPSPIAP; this is translated from the coding sequence ATGCGTCTGTTGAAACGAACTTTACAAATCATTGCGCTGGGACTGATCACGGCGATGGTGGTCGGCGGGAGCGTGGGCTACTGGTTCATCACCAAGAGTCATCCTCAAATTGAGGGCACACTTCAAGTCAAGGGAGTGCAAGCCAGGGTCGAAATTGTGCGCGATACGATGGGCATCCCGCATATCTACGCGGCGAATCAGGACGATTTATTTTTCGCGCAAGGGTACGTACAAGCCCAGGATCGGCTCTGGCAGATGGACTATAATCGCCACATCGGGCGCGGCACGCTTTCCGAAATGTTTGGCGCGGCGACGATCAAAGAGGATCGGTTTTTGCGGACGATGGGATTGGCGCGCGCGGCGCGGCTCGACCTCGCCGCGTTGACCGCCGACGAAACGCGCGTGCTCGACGCGTACGCGCGCGGCGTCAACGCGTTCATCGAAACGCATCGCGATAATCTACCAATCGAGTACACCATTCTCGGCATCACGCCCGCGCCCTGGGTTCCGCTCGACACGCTGGTGTGGGCGAAGGTGATGGCGTACAACCTGGGCGGCAACTATGACGCGGAATTATTGCGTCAATCGCTGATCGAAAAATTCGGCGAAGCGAAAGCGCGCGAGTTGATGCTACCCTACCCTGCCGCCGGTCCCTTTATCATTCCGCCCGAAGCGAAGGAATTTACCACGCACAACCGGCAGTTCACAACTGACGGTAGCGAATGGCGAATGGCGAATGGCGAATTCAATTCAATTGGCAACCCCGACTTGAACGCGCTCGCCGATCTGCACGCCACACTCGGTATGCGAGGACCGGAGATCGGTTCGAACGATTGGGTGATTGACGGAACAAAATCAACGACGGGCAAACCGATCCTCGCGAGCGATCAACACCTCGGCATTCAAATGCCATCGGTGTGGTATCAAGTCGGTTTGCATTGCGCGCCGCAAAACGACGCGTGCCCGTACAACGTCGCCGGCGTGACTTTTCCTGGCGTGCCTGGTGTCGTCGTTGGGCACAACGATCGCATCGCCTGGGGTGTAACGAATGTCGGACCGGATGTACAAGATTTGTTCATCGAAGAATTCAATCCGCAGAATCCAAATCAAAGCAAATTCAATGGCAAGTGGGAAGATATTCACATCGCGGAAGAACCGATCAAGGTCAAGAACGTCATCTCCGAAACGCTCAAGGTGCAGGTCACGCGGCACGGTCCGATTATGACGCCGGTGCTCGCGGGTGTGACGAAACCGGTCGCGTTGCAGTGGACGGCGTTGCGCGAACGCAGTCACGTCCTGGGTTCGGTCTTGATGATCAATCGCGCGAAAAACTGGGAGCAATTCCGCGCGGCGTTGAAATTGTGGGACGCGCCGTCGCAGAATTTTGTATACGCGGATGTGGACGGTAACATCGGCTATCAAATGCCGGGGAACGTACCGATCCGCACGAAAGGCACGGGCGCAGTCCCCGTGTCGGGCGCGGGCGAGTACGAATGGACAGGGTATATTCCCTTCGACGAACTGCCGTTCGTGTTCAATCCGCCGACGCACTTTATCGCGACCGCGAACAACGCGGTTGTGCCGCCTTCGTACAAATACTGGATCACCCAGGATTGGTCAGCGCCGTATCGCCAACAACGCATCGTGGATTTACTCAACGCGAAAGACAAACTTTCGGTGAACGATATTGCGGCGATTCAAGCGGACGTGTACTCGATTCCGCTCGCGCAATTGCAAAAGTACGTGAGCGCGCTCAAGCCCGAAGGATTTTTGCAAGAGCGTGCGATGGAGTATGTGAAAAAATGGGATGGGCGGTTGACGACTGACAACATCGGCGGGACCATCGTTGAAGTGACGTACCAACGACTCGCGCGCAATTTGTACGGACCCAAGTTCGGCGACGATCAACTGTTGCGCGCATACCTGGGCACCGGCGATGATTCGCGTCGCGCGACTCTCAGCTTGCTCGACAATCCCAAGAGCGATTGGTGGGGCGCAACTGGGCGCGATGAGCTGGTGAAGAAGAGTTTCGCAGAAGCGGTGGATTACCTGGGGAGTCAGTACGGCGATGCGCCGGTGGAATGGCGCTGGGGTCGCTTGCATACGGCGACGTTCAATCATCCATTGGGTAGCGTGCAACCATTGGATCGCATCTTCAACGCGGGACCGATTGGCGTACCGGGGGGAGTGAACACGGTGTTCGCCACTTCGCTCCGGAGCAACGCGCCGTACGCGTCGCGGAGCATTACATCACAACGTCAAATCATTGACGTGATGAATTTCGACAACTCGGTGCACGTGGACACGACCGGACAATCGGGGCAAGCGTTCCACAAACATTTTAGCGATCAGGTGTTGTTGTGGCGCGATGTTCGATACACCACCTTTGCCTTTACGCGCGCCGCCGTCGAAAAATCGCGCGAGGGCGCTCTGGTGCTGTTGCCCAGTCCAATCGCGCCATAG
- a CDS encoding biotin--[acetyl-CoA-carboxylase] ligase, producing MPKNQIVANASPLHPLFEFHCERCYNAGMSDDAPLSAQVITRELNTRLLARRVVYAARTGSTNDIARQLADAGEPEGTVVIADEQIAGRGRLGRAWHAPARSSLLMSLVLRPPLAPRQITRVTMAVSLGACAALRVETGLDARIKWPNDLLLNGKKCAGILAETQTLGEQIEHVIVGLGVNVNFDVASIQDIPPNATTISDELGRTLPRAPLARALLREIENYYLRLCAGENLSAEWAAQLATLGQSIRAQTEAGVIAGIAESVDDDGALCVRCADGSLARLVAGDVTLHGSN from the coding sequence ATGCCCAAGAATCAAATTGTGGCAAATGCTTCGCCCTTACATCCGTTGTTTGAATTCCATTGCGAGCGATGTTATAATGCGGGCATGTCGGATGATGCACCGCTCTCGGCTCAAGTCATCACGCGCGAGTTGAACACGCGCCTTCTCGCGCGCCGCGTCGTCTACGCCGCGCGCACCGGCTCGACGAACGATATCGCGAGGCAACTCGCGGACGCGGGTGAACCGGAAGGTACGGTCGTGATCGCGGACGAGCAGATCGCCGGACGTGGGCGACTGGGACGTGCGTGGCACGCGCCGGCGCGGTCGTCACTGTTGATGTCGCTCGTTTTGCGTCCGCCGCTTGCGCCGCGTCAAATCACGCGTGTGACGATGGCAGTCTCACTTGGCGCGTGCGCGGCGCTGCGCGTCGAAACCGGACTAGACGCGCGCATCAAGTGGCCCAATGATCTGTTGCTGAACGGCAAAAAGTGCGCGGGCATTCTCGCGGAAACGCAAACGCTCGGCGAGCAGATCGAGCACGTGATTGTCGGTTTGGGCGTCAATGTGAATTTCGACGTGGCGTCTATTCAAGACATCCCGCCGAACGCGACGACCATTTCAGACGAACTGGGACGCACGTTGCCGCGTGCACCGCTCGCGCGCGCATTGTTGCGCGAAATCGAAAATTATTACTTGCGTCTTTGCGCCGGCGAAAACTTGTCTGCTGAATGGGCGGCGCAACTCGCGACCCTGGGTCAATCCATTCGCGCGCAAACCGAAGCGGGGGTTATCGCTGGCATCGCGGAAAGCGTGGACGACGACGGCGCGTTGTGCGTGCGCTGTGCCGATGGCTCGCTGGCGCGTTTGGTCGCGGGTGATGTCACGCTACACGGTTCGAATTGA
- a CDS encoding uracil-DNA glycosylase: MKNSWTQLNSEIVTCRLCPRLVEYRERIAREKRRAYRAWDYWGKPVPGFGDHRARVVLIGLAPGAHGSNRTGRMFTGDASGDFLYGALHRAGFANKPIAREVHDGLQLADAFITAICRCAPPANKPTPQEQANCLPFLARELELLTRARVVVAMGKIGCDGYLRLLRSQGHTLPRVKFAHGATYTLGDGLPTLICAYHPSKQNTQTGRLNAAMMDDVFRRVRRVLRHMQK, from the coding sequence ATGAAAAATTCTTGGACCCAACTCAACTCCGAAATCGTGACCTGCCGTCTGTGCCCCCGCCTCGTCGAGTACCGCGAACGCATCGCGCGTGAGAAACGCCGCGCGTATCGCGCCTGGGACTACTGGGGCAAACCCGTCCCCGGCTTTGGCGATCACCGCGCGCGCGTCGTGTTGATCGGACTCGCGCCAGGCGCGCACGGCTCGAATCGCACCGGACGGATGTTCACCGGCGACGCGTCCGGCGATTTTCTGTACGGCGCGCTGCATCGCGCCGGGTTCGCGAACAAACCGATCGCGCGCGAGGTGCACGATGGGCTGCAACTCGCCGACGCGTTCATTACCGCGATTTGTCGTTGCGCGCCACCAGCGAATAAACCCACTCCGCAAGAGCAAGCAAACTGTTTGCCGTTTCTCGCGCGCGAACTCGAATTACTCACCCGCGCACGCGTCGTCGTCGCGATGGGCAAGATTGGCTGCGACGGTTATTTGCGTTTGTTGCGTTCGCAAGGACACACCCTGCCGCGCGTAAAATTCGCGCACGGCGCGACGTATACGCTCGGCGATGGATTACCCACGCTCATCTGCGCGTACCATCCCAGCAAACAGAACACGCAAACCGGGCGACTCAACGCCGCGATGATGGACGACGTGTTTCGGCGGGTGCGCCGCGTGCTACGCCACATGCAGAAATAA
- a CDS encoding NFACT family protein, translating to MFDATALHAITDELNATILRGRVQEIVQLDAFAFGFEIYAQHARRYLYVSAHPDDARVHLVAQKLRGSGLAPSPLLLLLRKHTEGAFVDAITQLPHERVLKIQFDHSVEGVSTLVVETMGKYSNLILLDATGDILDAVKRVTPAMSRVRAILPQRAYSPPPPQAKRDPATLAADDVARLLAANADAPLSQTLVKTIAGISPLLAREIAHRVGTSRDAQKIVDTLGALTRAPWSPCVAFDAGEPTAFAPYPLTQFADVRMCDSIGAAIELFFGAPEAYSAAKEPLRAQIAEARDKLARKRDALAQSLPDAAQVERFKTNGEWILAYASQIKPRQSVLRAETENGIVEISLDATLTAVENAQKCFKEYHRLRDAAARVPPLLDAANAEVEYAEQMLNDLDLAENRAELDAAIVAARAAGLLAQVRVKSKLVSSEPRAFQSREGFTILVGKNARQNEEITFRRARAEDMWLHARNVAGAHVVIVRGGREIPEEMIEYAAQLAARYSQARDDSRVEVIVTPRKDVRRVRGGKPGMVTVRDERVVTVKL from the coding sequence ATGTTTGACGCAACGGCTCTCCATGCGATCACTGACGAACTGAACGCGACGATCTTGCGCGGACGCGTGCAAGAGATCGTGCAGTTGGATGCGTTCGCGTTCGGTTTCGAGATTTACGCGCAACACGCGCGCCGTTATCTTTACGTCAGCGCGCACCCCGATGACGCGCGTGTTCACCTCGTCGCGCAAAAATTGCGCGGCAGTGGTCTCGCACCGTCGCCGCTGCTTCTCTTGCTCCGCAAACATACTGAAGGCGCGTTCGTGGATGCGATCACGCAATTGCCGCACGAGCGCGTTCTCAAAATTCAGTTCGATCATTCGGTTGAAGGCGTGTCCACGCTCGTCGTCGAAACGATGGGCAAGTACTCGAACCTCATTTTGCTCGACGCGACCGGCGATATTCTCGACGCGGTCAAGCGCGTGACGCCCGCGATGAGTCGCGTGCGCGCGATTCTGCCGCAACGCGCGTACAGTCCACCGCCGCCGCAAGCCAAACGCGATCCGGCGACGCTCGCCGCGGACGATGTTGCGCGTCTCCTCGCGGCGAACGCGGATGCGCCACTTTCGCAAACGCTCGTCAAGACGATTGCGGGAATCAGCCCGCTCCTCGCGCGCGAAATCGCGCATCGCGTTGGAACGTCGCGTGACGCGCAAAAAATTGTGGATACGCTCGGCGCGCTCACGCGCGCACCATGGTCGCCGTGCGTTGCGTTCGACGCGGGCGAGCCGACGGCGTTCGCGCCGTACCCGCTGACCCAGTTTGCCGATGTGCGCATGTGCGATTCGATCGGCGCGGCAATCGAATTGTTCTTCGGCGCGCCTGAAGCGTACTCCGCCGCGAAGGAACCGTTGCGCGCACAAATCGCCGAGGCGCGCGACAAACTCGCGCGCAAACGCGATGCGCTCGCGCAATCGCTTCCCGACGCGGCGCAGGTCGAGCGGTTCAAGACGAACGGTGAATGGATTCTAGCGTACGCGTCGCAGATCAAGCCGCGCCAATCGGTACTCCGCGCCGAAACAGAAAACGGCATCGTCGAGATTTCGCTCGATGCAACTTTGACGGCGGTCGAGAACGCGCAAAAATGTTTCAAGGAATATCATCGCTTGCGCGACGCGGCGGCGCGCGTGCCGCCGTTGCTCGATGCGGCAAATGCCGAGGTCGAGTACGCGGAGCAGATGCTAAACGATCTCGACCTCGCGGAGAATCGCGCCGAGTTGGACGCGGCGATTGTCGCCGCGCGTGCGGCGGGCTTGCTGGCTCAGGTTCGCGTCAAGAGTAAACTGGTTTCCAGCGAACCGCGCGCGTTTCAATCGCGCGAAGGATTTACGATTCTGGTCGGCAAGAACGCGCGGCAAAACGAAGAGATCACGTTTCGCCGCGCGCGCGCGGAGGATATGTGGTTGCACGCGCGCAACGTCGCAGGCGCGCACGTGGTGATCGTGCGCGGCGGGCGCGAGATTCCGGAAGAGATGATTGAGTACGCCGCGCAACTTGCGGCGCGGTACTCGCAGGCGCGCGACGATTCGCGTGTCGAGGTGATCGTCACGCCGCGCAAGGACGTGCGCCGCGTGCGCGGCGGCAAACCTGGGATGGTAACGGTGCGCGATGAGCGAGTCGTCACAGTGAAATTGTAG
- a CDS encoding alginate lyase family protein yields MIRLGLFVLMALIALTACASPTIAPEKPAEQDGLVIADFENVNTQWLGYNQDTQVQIAVGAKPPEGFLPVSKFHTKYTDQWVKPTAGLVASTDQVKQGKTSGKWENVVENNRLVAVDIPHDWSAYKYLTFWAHSAIANKSAIEIVAYSEDDKTSDDDYYKLEIVIDWTGWRLFEIPLKEFAATRNPIGWNKIDYFKIASTGWSHNPNPSTLLYFDAMKLSNAKTESALSVTLPKQHPNLFVNATELAEIKKKSETYDWAKSGFQTIKTNAFMWSTRTIKLPATGGGYYHAGGEDYDITQAHYDLANAARDLALMAQLTGETKYGDKAKEILLGYADKYLSYKIHDKEGREDNKASAGGRATAQGINEAAWVIPLAWAYDLMYDDLTSAAREQIEKKVLRPAAELLMENNEGRHNHQAWYNAGIGVIGFALADKEYVEHALNKKGSGVYYQLKNSISVDGAWYEGSMHYQFYVMQAWMPLFEAAYHAGIDLYQEPGYKALLDFPLRYADTTLCLPVINDGRQVYLGASDRARYYESAYRRLREPRYVNVLRATERESFEALMYGVADLPAASPVSWQSELFAKSGLAVLRAGAGVNAKHVVLNAMGYEGGHSHPDQLGIVFAGLGRTLAPDAGSIKYEDPAHVGWYKQSLAHNVLIVNEKSQARAPLAALDAFASGVQLQVARASTTKSYGGVYYARTILLASDYWVDLTQAESAVENKYDWVYHNYGKFASDLNLQSTTGVVGKANGYEYLSNVRTIKTDHTWRADWTMASDQKVRLQMLGAPGTQIIAADGMVAAPVGDETAPERVPLVIARRQAKTARFVSIVEPYANAPAITNLTSIVNADDATGIRISRGKTTDVLMVSGARGEKRFGEYTLDGNVAWVSRVDDSIQAIYLGAGTRLASDNWAIRLENLATGENANQLGVYIECASAQRITAQSSSNAVTVISLEGLVAGNVNVFQLDEQGNRQTQVKPIANANGSVRFFANPQVVYEIIANP; encoded by the coding sequence ATGATCAGACTCGGACTGTTCGTGTTGATGGCATTGATCGCGTTGACCGCGTGCGCGTCGCCGACGATTGCGCCGGAAAAACCGGCGGAGCAAGACGGTCTCGTCATTGCCGATTTCGAAAACGTGAACACACAATGGCTCGGTTACAATCAAGATACCCAGGTTCAGATCGCCGTTGGCGCAAAGCCGCCGGAGGGATTCCTTCCCGTTTCGAAATTCCACACCAAGTACACCGATCAATGGGTCAAGCCAACGGCTGGGTTGGTCGCGAGCACGGATCAGGTCAAGCAAGGCAAAACATCCGGCAAGTGGGAGAATGTCGTCGAGAACAATCGTCTCGTCGCGGTGGACATTCCGCACGATTGGAGCGCGTACAAGTACCTGACGTTCTGGGCGCACTCTGCCATCGCGAACAAGTCCGCGATTGAAATCGTCGCGTACTCCGAGGACGACAAAACCTCCGATGACGATTACTACAAACTTGAAATTGTGATTGATTGGACGGGCTGGCGCTTGTTCGAAATTCCGCTCAAGGAATTCGCGGCAACGCGCAATCCGATTGGCTGGAACAAGATTGACTATTTCAAGATCGCGTCTACCGGTTGGAGCCACAATCCCAACCCGAGCACGCTCCTGTACTTTGACGCGATGAAACTGTCGAATGCGAAAACGGAATCCGCGTTGAGCGTGACCTTGCCCAAGCAACATCCGAATTTGTTTGTGAACGCGACGGAGCTTGCCGAAATCAAAAAGAAGAGCGAAACGTACGACTGGGCAAAATCCGGTTTTCAAACGATCAAGACGAACGCGTTCATGTGGTCCACGCGGACGATCAAGTTGCCCGCGACCGGCGGCGGCTATTATCACGCGGGCGGCGAAGATTACGATATCACGCAAGCGCATTATGATTTGGCAAACGCCGCGCGCGATCTCGCACTGATGGCGCAGTTGACCGGCGAGACCAAGTACGGCGACAAGGCAAAAGAAATTTTGCTGGGTTATGCCGACAAGTACCTCTCGTACAAAATCCACGACAAGGAAGGACGCGAAGATAACAAAGCGAGCGCGGGCGGACGCGCGACCGCGCAGGGCATCAACGAAGCCGCGTGGGTCATTCCGCTCGCGTGGGCGTACGATTTGATGTACGATGACCTCACGTCCGCCGCGCGCGAGCAAATCGAAAAAAAGGTGTTGCGCCCCGCCGCCGAATTGTTGATGGAGAACAACGAAGGTCGCCACAATCATCAAGCCTGGTACAACGCCGGCATCGGCGTGATCGGTTTCGCGCTCGCCGACAAAGAGTACGTCGAACACGCGCTCAACAAAAAAGGGAGCGGTGTGTACTATCAGTTGAAGAACAGTATCAGCGTGGATGGCGCGTGGTACGAAGGTTCGATGCACTATCAGTTTTACGTGATGCAAGCGTGGATGCCGTTGTTTGAAGCGGCGTATCACGCGGGGATTGATTTGTATCAGGAACCGGGTTACAAGGCGTTGCTCGATTTTCCGTTGCGCTACGCGGATACGACTCTGTGTTTGCCGGTCATCAACGATGGGCGCCAGGTGTACCTGGGCGCGTCGGATCGCGCGCGCTATTACGAGTCCGCGTATCGCCGTTTGCGCGAGCCGCGCTATGTGAATGTTCTGCGCGCGACCGAGCGCGAATCGTTCGAGGCGTTGATGTACGGCGTCGCCGATTTGCCCGCCGCGTCGCCGGTGTCATGGCAGAGCGAACTGTTTGCGAAATCGGGACTGGCTGTGTTGCGCGCCGGTGCCGGCGTGAACGCGAAACACGTCGTACTCAACGCGATGGGGTACGAGGGCGGGCACAGTCATCCCGATCAGTTGGGCATCGTCTTCGCCGGGCTGGGTCGCACGCTTGCGCCGGATGCGGGTTCAATCAAGTACGAAGACCCCGCGCACGTCGGTTGGTACAAACAATCGCTCGCGCACAACGTTTTGATCGTCAACGAAAAATCGCAAGCGCGTGCGCCCCTCGCCGCGCTTGACGCGTTTGCGAGCGGCGTGCAGCTCCAGGTCGCGCGCGCGTCCACGACAAAATCGTACGGCGGGGTGTATTATGCGCGGACGATTTTGTTGGCGAGCGATTACTGGGTTGATCTGACGCAAGCCGAGAGCGCGGTCGAAAACAAGTACGATTGGGTGTACCACAACTATGGCAAATTCGCGAGCGATTTGAATTTGCAATCTACGACCGGCGTAGTCGGCAAAGCGAACGGGTACGAGTACTTGTCGAATGTGCGCACAATAAAAACCGACCATACCTGGCGTGCGGATTGGACGATGGCGTCCGATCAAAAAGTGCGTTTGCAGATGTTGGGCGCGCCCGGCACACAAATCATCGCCGCCGATGGAATGGTCGCCGCGCCGGTCGGTGACGAGACCGCGCCGGAACGTGTGCCGCTCGTGATCGCGCGTCGCCAAGCCAAGACCGCGCGCTTTGTTTCGATCGTCGAACCGTACGCGAACGCGCCGGCAATCACCAATCTCACTTCCATCGTGAACGCGGACGACGCGACCGGCATTCGCATTTCGCGCGGCAAGACGACGGATGTGTTGATGGTATCCGGCGCGCGCGGTGAAAAACGTTTTGGCGAGTACACGCTCGATGGCAATGTCGCGTGGGTCAGTCGTGTGGATGATTCGATTCAAGCGATCTATCTTGGCGCGGGCACGCGGCTCGCGAGCGACAACTGGGCGATCCGTCTCGAAAATCTTGCGACCGGCGAAAACGCGAATCAGTTGGGCGTGTACATCGAGTGCGCATCGGCGCAACGTATCACGGCGCAGAGTAGCAGTAACGCGGTCACGGTGATTTCGCTTGAGGGTCTTGTCGCCGGTAATGTGAATGTGTTCCAGTTGGACGAACAGGGCAATCGCCAAACCCAGGTCAAGCCAATCGCGAACGCCAATGGTAGCGTTCGGTTCTTTGCGAACCCGCAAGTCGTGTACGAAATTATCGCGAACCCGTAG